The following are from one region of the Methylophilus sp. DW102 genome:
- a CDS encoding AraC family transcriptional regulator, protein MNKQKEKLYAARFQEVLNYIEHNLDKPLNVDQLCAIAHFSKFHFHRQFADYVGINVARYVLLLRLKQASFKIAFQDSVTIIDVALNAGFETPESFTRAFKNTFGQSPSAFRKNPDWDSWHKVFDFRLPERNNKVKVDTINVEMTRIAVKEHIGPVEKLNNAVSQFIEWRKETGLSPKNTSRTFGIAYDNPDTTEPMQFRFDIGGEVKSDIPENSYGIVTKTIPGGRCAVVRHLGSHARLGESIYPIYRDWLPKSGEELRDFPLYFHYLNLLPDIAEADLITDIYLPLK, encoded by the coding sequence ATGAACAAGCAAAAAGAAAAGTTGTACGCTGCACGATTTCAAGAGGTACTCAATTACATTGAGCATAATCTTGATAAGCCGTTAAATGTGGATCAACTTTGCGCTATTGCTCACTTCTCTAAATTCCATTTCCATCGGCAATTTGCCGATTATGTTGGTATTAATGTCGCTCGGTATGTATTACTGCTTCGATTAAAACAAGCTTCGTTTAAGATCGCTTTTCAAGATTCAGTAACAATTATTGATGTCGCACTGAATGCCGGTTTTGAAACCCCAGAGTCATTTACCCGTGCTTTCAAAAACACATTTGGACAATCCCCATCTGCTTTTAGAAAAAATCCAGATTGGGATAGTTGGCACAAGGTATTTGATTTTCGGTTACCAGAAAGGAATAACAAAGTGAAGGTTGATACTATAAATGTTGAAATGACACGCATTGCAGTCAAAGAACATATTGGCCCTGTAGAAAAGTTAAACAACGCAGTGAGTCAATTCATCGAATGGCGCAAAGAAACCGGCTTATCTCCCAAAAACACGAGTAGGACATTCGGTATTGCATACGATAATCCAGACACAACCGAGCCTATGCAGTTTCGTTTTGATATTGGAGGAGAAGTGAAAAGTGACATTCCAGAAAACTCCTACGGAATTGTCACTAAAACGATTCCTGGTGGTCGTTGCGCAGTGGTTAGACATTTAGGTTCTCACGCCCGTCTCGGGGAATCAATTTACCCAATATACAGAGATTGGCTGCCCAAGAGTGGTGAAGAGTTACGTGATTTTCCTCTTTACTTTCACTATTTGAATCTACTGCCGGATATTGCTGAAGCTGACCTCATCACAGATATTTACCTGCCGTTGAAATAA
- a CDS encoding ArsC family reductase encodes MKLYGIPNCNTVKKARDWLDQHAIAYEFHDFKKQGLDSVTGQTWLQQYPWEKLVNRSGMTWRNLAEPEKNSVVDAASALALMQSKTSVIKRPVLVNADKIIALGFNEADYRQLFAQE; translated from the coding sequence ATGAAACTATACGGCATCCCCAATTGCAATACCGTCAAAAAAGCGCGTGACTGGCTGGACCAACACGCCATTGCATACGAATTTCACGACTTCAAGAAACAGGGCCTGGATAGCGTCACCGGCCAAACCTGGCTGCAACAATATCCTTGGGAAAAACTGGTGAACCGCAGCGGGATGACCTGGCGCAACTTGGCCGAACCGGAAAAAAATAGCGTAGTAGATGCTGCCTCTGCACTTGCTCTGATGCAGTCCAAAACCTCTGTGATTAAACGCCCGGTATTGGTCAATGCCGATAAAATCATCGCCCTCGGTTTTAATGAAGCCGATTACCGCCAACTGTTTGCTCAAGAATAA
- a CDS encoding EAL domain-containing protein — protein MQFFQNLSIQSRLLLLVIGPVFALSCIFLLFDFKEQLQHEEEKLSQHALTTAKFLSAVIHNQDQLHGKPYIDRLLKASQLNREPYLSLIIADANKQPIANVGAVFTMQDGLLQQDTMVMQQATHDITMVKVFSTTPAHQLLGYVFVSVDKAALIEDHRQAFIKNVGYITLTLILCSILVSWVSRSISQPIRDMTAALKRFVIGSQQVSQVKNTLPEIKSLQSTINQISREMQHVEADMRHRIQDAQAQLRYQARHDALTGLVNRQELERRLQQALQDVKQHRANHVFCYMDLDQFRVINDTCGHLAGDEMLRQISMILSQRIRAEDTFARLGGDEFGLLLSYCQVEKAIEIAAQLRQMVEAFRFMHEGRLFQTGISIGIVEITADLKDVGQITRHADAACYVAKDNGRNQIHLFHNEDDVMLKRHAEMEWVLRINEAIEHNEFVLYCQGIFPLQQKELPPFYEILIRKRDENGGIIPPAEFLPSAERYNLMTKIDRWVIQHAFMALQPLFKLQSSIKPFIVSINLSGMSLGDPQLLPYIKNCFETYEISPGHVCFEITETSAIINIDNTIKLIKELQKMGTRFMLDDFGSGMSSFSYLKHLPVNFLKMDGAYVKDITSNKVDLAMAKAIQSVAQSMEIKNIAEYVEDQATLDCLKEMGVAYAQGFYLNRPMPLNEALARHIGTISQQPQVAVTIAPDLAV, from the coding sequence ATGCAATTCTTCCAAAACCTGAGTATACAGTCCAGACTACTGCTTCTAGTCATCGGCCCCGTCTTCGCGCTTTCCTGCATTTTTCTGTTGTTCGACTTTAAAGAACAACTGCAACATGAAGAAGAAAAACTCAGTCAGCATGCCTTGACCACTGCAAAATTTTTGTCTGCGGTCATCCATAATCAAGATCAATTACATGGCAAGCCTTATATTGATCGCTTGCTCAAGGCAAGCCAGCTTAACCGCGAGCCCTATCTTTCACTGATCATTGCAGACGCCAATAAACAACCGATCGCCAATGTAGGTGCAGTCTTCACTATGCAAGACGGCCTGCTCCAGCAAGACACGATGGTGATGCAGCAAGCCACGCACGACATCACCATGGTGAAAGTGTTTTCCACCACGCCCGCGCATCAGCTTTTGGGGTATGTATTTGTATCCGTAGACAAAGCCGCCCTCATCGAAGACCATAGGCAGGCATTTATTAAAAATGTCGGCTATATCACGCTGACCCTGATCTTGTGTTCCATCCTTGTCAGCTGGGTCAGCCGCTCTATCAGTCAGCCAATTCGCGATATGACCGCGGCACTCAAGCGCTTTGTGATCGGTAGCCAGCAGGTCAGCCAGGTTAAAAACACCCTGCCAGAGATCAAATCCCTACAAAGTACGATCAACCAGATCTCTCGTGAGATGCAGCACGTCGAGGCAGACATGCGTCACCGCATTCAAGATGCACAGGCGCAATTGCGTTATCAGGCGCGGCACGACGCCTTAACCGGGCTGGTCAATCGTCAAGAACTCGAAAGACGGTTGCAGCAAGCCTTGCAAGACGTCAAACAGCATCGTGCCAATCATGTCTTCTGTTACATGGATCTCGACCAGTTCCGCGTCATTAACGACACCTGCGGTCACCTGGCAGGCGACGAAATGCTAAGGCAGATCAGCATGATCCTGAGCCAACGCATTCGTGCCGAAGACACCTTTGCCCGCCTGGGTGGCGATGAATTTGGCCTGTTACTGAGTTATTGCCAGGTTGAAAAAGCCATTGAAATCGCCGCCCAGCTGCGGCAAATGGTCGAGGCCTTTCGTTTCATGCACGAAGGTCGGCTATTTCAAACTGGCATTAGCATAGGCATCGTTGAAATCACCGCAGACCTCAAGGATGTTGGCCAGATTACGCGCCATGCGGATGCCGCCTGCTACGTTGCCAAAGACAACGGCCGCAACCAGATTCACCTGTTCCATAATGAAGATGACGTGATGCTCAAGCGCCATGCGGAAATGGAGTGGGTACTGCGCATCAACGAAGCCATCGAACATAACGAATTTGTATTGTATTGCCAAGGTATTTTTCCGCTACAGCAAAAAGAACTGCCCCCCTTCTATGAAATCCTGATCCGCAAGCGTGACGAAAACGGCGGCATTATCCCGCCTGCCGAGTTTCTGCCATCGGCAGAGCGTTACAATCTCATGACCAAAATTGATCGCTGGGTCATTCAACATGCCTTTATGGCATTACAACCCCTGTTCAAACTGCAATCCAGCATCAAACCGTTTATTGTCAGCATTAACCTCTCGGGCATGTCTCTTGGAGATCCACAGCTACTGCCCTACATCAAAAACTGCTTTGAAACCTACGAGATTTCGCCCGGCCATGTCTGCTTCGAAATTACTGAAACCTCGGCAATTATCAATATCGACAACACGATCAAACTGATCAAAGAACTACAAAAAATGGGCACCCGCTTCATGCTGGATGACTTTGGCAGCGGCATGTCCTCATTCAGCTACCTCAAGCACCTGCCCGTCAACTTCCTCAAAATGGATGGTGCCTATGTCAAAGACATCACCAGCAACAAGGTAGACTTAGCCATGGCCAAAGCCATTCAAAGCGTTGCCCAATCCATGGAAATCAAGAACATTGCAGAATATGTTGAAGACCAAGCCACCTTGGACTGCCTCAAAGAAATGGGCGTCGCCTATGCACAAGGCTTCTACTTAAACCGCCCGATGCCACTCAACGAAGCCCTGGCCCGCCATATTGGGACCATCAGCCAACAACCTCAAGTAGCAGTAACCATTGCCCCCGATCTAGCAGTTTAA
- the dapE gene encoding succinyl-diaminopimelate desuccinylase, whose protein sequence is MSKTLDLAIDLLKRRSLTPEDAGCQEAMIARLAPLGFKIERMRFGEVDNFYARRGTTGPLIVFAGHTDVVPTGPLDQWHTPPFEPTIKDGMLYARGAADMKTSLAAFITSIEEFIAEHPDHPGSIGLLITSDEEGIAIEGTVKVVEALQARGESFDYCIVGEPTSNKVVGDMIKNGRRGSLSGKLIVKGIQGHIAYPHLVKNPIHLAAPAIKDMVETVWDNGNEYFPPTSWQISNINGGTGATNVVPGHVEILFNFRYCPEVDGQGSSEQSLRTRVHAILDSHGFEYSLDWEHNQSYITPRGKLVEAISNAIVQSYGVTPELSTTGGTSDGRFIADICKEVIEFGPLNATIHKLNECVAVADIEPLKETYKRTMELLLTAD, encoded by the coding sequence ATGTCAAAAACACTGGATCTTGCCATTGATTTGCTTAAACGCCGCTCGCTGACGCCAGAAGATGCTGGCTGTCAGGAGGCCATGATTGCCCGCCTGGCGCCACTAGGGTTCAAAATTGAGCGCATGCGTTTTGGCGAGGTCGATAACTTTTATGCCAGACGCGGCACCACCGGCCCACTGATCGTGTTTGCCGGCCATACCGATGTCGTCCCCACTGGCCCGTTGGACCAATGGCATACGCCACCGTTTGAGCCTACGATTAAAGACGGCATGCTGTATGCACGCGGCGCGGCAGACATGAAAACCTCGCTCGCTGCGTTTATCACCAGCATCGAAGAATTTATCGCCGAACATCCTGACCATCCTGGTTCGATTGGCCTGCTGATCACCTCAGATGAAGAAGGTATTGCGATTGAGGGCACCGTCAAAGTGGTGGAGGCGTTGCAAGCCCGCGGCGAAAGCTTTGATTACTGCATTGTGGGTGAGCCCACCAGCAACAAAGTGGTCGGTGACATGATTAAAAATGGCAGACGTGGCTCCCTGTCCGGCAAACTCATCGTCAAAGGCATTCAGGGCCATATTGCCTATCCGCATCTGGTGAAAAACCCGATTCATCTGGCAGCTCCGGCCATTAAAGACATGGTTGAAACCGTATGGGACAACGGCAACGAATATTTTCCGCCGACTTCATGGCAGATTTCTAACATTAACGGCGGCACCGGCGCGACCAATGTGGTGCCTGGGCATGTCGAGATATTGTTTAACTTCCGCTACTGCCCTGAAGTCGATGGGCAAGGCAGCTCTGAGCAAAGTTTGCGTACCCGCGTCCACGCGATTCTGGACAGCCACGGCTTTGAATATAGCCTGGACTGGGAACATAACCAGTCCTATATCACGCCACGCGGCAAGCTGGTAGAAGCTATCAGCAACGCGATTGTGCAGAGTTACGGGGTCACGCCCGAGCTGTCTACCACTGGCGGCACCTCCGACGGGCGTTTTATTGCCGATATCTGCAAAGAAGTGATTGAATTCGGGCCGTTAAATGCCACCATCCATAAATTGAACGAATGCGTCGCCGTGGCCGATATCGAGCCTCTCAAGGAAACCTACAAGCGCACCATGGAATTATTGCTAACAGCTGATTAA
- the rluB gene encoding 23S rRNA pseudouridine(2605) synthase RluB, translating into MARPFKAPKSPIRPPRAPKVTPPTVEDGEEGVPAPREGQRLHKLLAMAGFGSRRDMEALIETGRITINGQVAQVGAVVDEHDVVRMDSRILHLPFEAELPQVLLYHKPEGEIVSQDDPEGRATVFDKLPRIKQGKWIAVGRLDMNTSGLLMFTNSGELANRFMHPRYEVEREYAVRILGELTEEQMAQLKHGIELEDGPANFESIFPNGGEGANKWYQVVIKEGRNREVRRLFEAFHLPVSRLMRVRFGPVALPPRLKRGTMLKLEQKQVVALLEWAGLPVPRKPLKQMSPHDRDRATRVFTPKVRKQRRSLLDTVNNPVDTQQERPARAPTGNRRIRQDSDLKQASMQNARINSGAKKRTDRNRGRG; encoded by the coding sequence ATGGCCCGTCCGTTTAAAGCTCCCAAAAGTCCGATTCGTCCGCCACGTGCACCCAAAGTTACTCCGCCCACAGTAGAGGACGGCGAAGAAGGAGTGCCTGCGCCGCGTGAAGGGCAGCGCTTGCATAAACTGCTGGCGATGGCCGGGTTTGGCTCACGTCGCGACATGGAGGCTTTGATCGAAACCGGCCGCATTACCATTAATGGCCAGGTGGCGCAGGTGGGCGCGGTGGTTGATGAGCATGATGTGGTGCGCATGGATAGCCGGATTCTGCATTTGCCGTTTGAGGCGGAGTTACCGCAGGTGTTGCTGTACCACAAGCCGGAAGGCGAGATTGTGAGTCAGGATGACCCGGAAGGGCGTGCCACGGTATTTGACAAGCTGCCACGCATCAAACAGGGCAAGTGGATTGCCGTGGGGCGTCTGGATATGAATACTAGCGGTTTGCTGATGTTTACTAATTCCGGCGAGTTGGCCAACCGGTTTATGCATCCACGCTATGAGGTGGAGCGCGAATATGCGGTACGTATTCTGGGGGAACTGACTGAAGAGCAGATGGCGCAACTCAAACACGGTATTGAGCTCGAAGACGGCCCAGCCAACTTTGAAAGTATTTTCCCTAACGGGGGCGAAGGCGCCAACAAGTGGTACCAAGTGGTGATTAAAGAGGGCCGTAACCGTGAAGTCCGTCGCCTGTTTGAGGCATTTCACCTGCCGGTGAGCCGCCTGATGCGTGTCCGCTTCGGCCCGGTTGCGTTGCCGCCCCGCCTCAAGCGCGGCACCATGCTCAAGCTGGAACAAAAACAGGTGGTGGCCTTGCTGGAGTGGGCTGGCTTGCCTGTGCCGCGCAAACCGCTCAAGCAAATGAGCCCGCATGACCGTGACCGTGCGACGCGCGTGTTTACGCCTAAAGTTCGCAAGCAGCGCCGTAGCTTGCTGGATACTGTGAATAATCCCGTTGATACGCAGCAAGAGCGTCCCGCACGCGCGCCAACTGGCAACCGTCGTATTCGTCAGGATTCAGATTTGAAGCAGGCCTCCATGCAAAATGCGCGTATCAATAGCGGTGCTAAAAAACGCACTGACCGTAATCGGGGGCGTGGTTAA
- the recJ gene encoding single-stranded-DNA-specific exonuclease RecJ: MKIQQRAYDIAALEGLQAQGLPPLMARLLAARGVTSADWSLQDMPHLLKPEALTGAAEMARQLADAIAQQQRILIIGDYDADGATATSVAMRGLRMMGAEIDFLVPNRFEYGYGLTPEIVALAATRQPQVLLTVDNGIASIEGVAAAKALGLRVLITDHHLPAEQTPAADCIVNPNQRGCGFPSKHLAGVGVMFYVLIALRAELKQRGQLAEDQVHLGRLLDLVALGTVADLVRLDANNRILVRQGLKRIRQGQACHGIQAILKLAGRDPQQVSAQDLGFYVGPRLNAAGRLDDMTIGIRCLLAENPQEAMQYAQQLHHLNAERKQIEAEMQFDAMADLNQDFRPEQYTISVFQPDWHQGVIGILASRIKERFHRPVIVFADAGDGLIKGSGRSIAGLHLRDALDLVTKQQPDLIVKFGGHAMAAGLTVRAEDFSRFQQAFEQVVQSLISAEVLQEMLETDGGLAPNEMSLQTAELLTQHVWGQGFPQPVFYDHFDVLSQKLLAEKHLKLRLQKHNQQFDAIYFQHAEPLPEQVALAYSLQVNEYNGHRSVQLQVVHAVV; the protein is encoded by the coding sequence ATGAAGATTCAACAGAGAGCTTATGACATCGCTGCGCTGGAGGGCTTGCAAGCGCAGGGCTTGCCGCCATTAATGGCGAGATTGCTCGCAGCGAGAGGCGTGACAAGTGCTGACTGGAGCCTGCAAGACATGCCGCATCTGCTTAAACCGGAGGCCTTGACCGGCGCAGCGGAAATGGCAAGGCAATTGGCTGATGCGATTGCGCAACAACAGCGCATTTTAATCATCGGCGATTATGACGCGGATGGTGCAACAGCGACCAGTGTCGCCATGCGCGGCTTGCGCATGATGGGCGCCGAGATCGACTTTCTGGTGCCTAACCGCTTTGAATATGGCTACGGACTCACGCCGGAAATTGTCGCACTGGCAGCCACGCGGCAGCCGCAGGTGCTGCTGACCGTGGATAACGGCATCGCCAGTATAGAGGGCGTGGCCGCGGCCAAGGCACTGGGCCTACGCGTTCTGATTACCGATCATCATTTGCCCGCCGAGCAAACGCCTGCTGCAGATTGCATCGTGAATCCCAACCAGCGTGGCTGCGGTTTTCCTAGCAAGCATCTGGCTGGTGTTGGCGTGATGTTTTATGTGCTGATTGCCTTGCGTGCTGAGCTCAAGCAGCGCGGCCAGTTGGCTGAAGACCAAGTTCACTTGGGGCGCTTGCTCGATCTGGTCGCGCTGGGCACCGTCGCAGACCTCGTGCGGCTGGATGCCAATAACCGTATTCTGGTTAGGCAAGGCCTCAAGCGTATCCGTCAGGGCCAAGCCTGCCATGGCATTCAGGCCATTCTTAAGCTCGCCGGGCGTGATCCGCAACAAGTGAGTGCGCAAGATTTGGGCTTTTATGTCGGCCCACGTCTGAATGCTGCTGGTCGCCTGGATGATATGACCATCGGCATTCGCTGTTTGCTTGCCGAGAACCCGCAAGAAGCCATGCAATACGCGCAGCAGTTACATCACCTCAATGCTGAGCGCAAGCAGATTGAAGCCGAGATGCAATTCGATGCCATGGCTGATTTGAATCAGGACTTTCGTCCAGAGCAATACACGATTAGCGTATTCCAGCCAGACTGGCACCAAGGGGTGATTGGCATTCTGGCATCACGCATCAAAGAGCGCTTTCACCGCCCCGTCATTGTCTTTGCCGATGCCGGAGATGGCTTGATTAAAGGCTCAGGCCGCTCTATCGCCGGCTTGCATTTGCGCGATGCGCTCGATTTGGTCACCAAACAGCAACCCGATCTCATCGTCAAATTTGGTGGCCATGCCATGGCCGCCGGCTTGACTGTCCGCGCTGAAGATTTTTCACGTTTTCAGCAGGCATTTGAGCAGGTCGTGCAAAGCCTGATCAGCGCAGAAGTCTTGCAAGAGATGCTGGAAACCGATGGCGGCCTTGCGCCAAATGAGATGTCTTTGCAAACGGCAGAATTACTGACCCAGCATGTCTGGGGCCAAGGCTTTCCGCAACCGGTGTTTTATGATCATTTTGACGTCTTGTCACAAAAATTATTGGCCGAAAAGCACTTAAAACTGCGCCTGCAAAAACATAACCAGCAATTTGATGCGATTTATTTTCAGCACGCTGAACCGTTGCCAGAACAGGTCGCGCTTGCATACTCTCTACAAGTGAATGAGTACAACGGTCACCGCAGCGTGCAATTGCAAGTGGTGCATGCAGTCGTTTGA
- a CDS encoding MerR family transcriptional regulator, whose translation MLETQKVSLPPIPAKRYFTIGEVSELCGVKPHVLRYWEQEFTQLKPVKRRGNRRYYQHHEVLLIRKIRELLYEQGFTISGARNRLDGVEEKADKPRSNTESAVSSSPQSQGLMAEEISQSAIDVAALREQIQQVLQLLKVPA comes from the coding sequence ATGCTAGAAACGCAAAAAGTGTCGTTGCCCCCCATTCCCGCCAAGCGCTACTTCACGATTGGTGAAGTGAGCGAACTATGCGGGGTGAAGCCACACGTCTTGCGTTACTGGGAACAAGAGTTCACTCAGCTCAAGCCTGTCAAACGCCGCGGCAATCGTCGCTATTACCAGCATCACGAAGTCCTGCTGATCCGTAAAATTCGCGAACTCCTATACGAGCAAGGCTTTACCATCAGTGGCGCCCGCAATCGCCTGGATGGTGTGGAAGAAAAAGCAGATAAACCGCGCAGCAACACCGAATCAGCGGTTTCAAGCAGTCCACAATCTCAGGGCTTGATGGCAGAAGAAATATCGCAATCCGCTATTGATGTGGCGGCGCTTAGAGAACAAATTCAACAAGTGCTGCAATTGCTCAAAGTGCCTGCATAA
- the thiD gene encoding bifunctional hydroxymethylpyrimidine kinase/phosphomethylpyrimidine kinase, with translation MTDSRMQETLVTHRYPRVLSIAGSDSSGGAGIQADLKTFSALGCYGMTAITALTAQNTQGVRAIHSVPVSMLRDQIDAVVEDIGVDAVKIGMLHSPEVVEAVAQALDAHGLKQVVLDPVMVAANGAKLISDEAIAVLVSELFPRALVVTPNLDEASLLLGRPLTQSDALAEAAQALLAQGAHAILLKGGHLPGHDVLDILAQAHANGQDNILQRLHSVRISTHNLHGTGCTLSSAIAAYLALGCNLSEAVLAARTYVRGALYAGANVRTGEGVGPLNHGFAPEAMKVYGE, from the coding sequence ATGACTGACAGTCGTATGCAGGAAACTCTGGTCACGCACCGATATCCGCGTGTGCTGTCCATCGCTGGCTCTGATAGTAGTGGTGGTGCCGGGATTCAGGCCGACCTCAAAACATTCTCTGCCCTTGGTTGCTATGGCATGACGGCCATTACCGCGCTGACGGCGCAAAATACGCAAGGGGTGCGCGCCATTCATAGCGTGCCGGTCAGCATGTTGCGTGACCAGATTGATGCGGTGGTTGAAGATATCGGTGTCGATGCCGTCAAGATCGGTATGCTGCATTCTCCTGAAGTGGTGGAGGCGGTGGCACAAGCGCTGGATGCTCATGGTCTCAAGCAAGTGGTGCTGGACCCGGTGATGGTGGCAGCCAATGGTGCCAAACTGATTTCTGATGAGGCGATTGCCGTTCTGGTATCCGAGTTGTTTCCACGGGCATTGGTGGTGACCCCGAATCTGGATGAGGCGTCGTTGTTGCTGGGCCGTCCGCTGACGCAAAGCGATGCACTTGCCGAGGCCGCGCAAGCCTTACTTGCACAAGGCGCGCATGCCATTTTGCTCAAAGGGGGGCATCTGCCTGGCCATGACGTGCTGGATATTCTGGCGCAAGCCCATGCCAATGGGCAGGACAATATATTGCAGCGCTTACATTCAGTGCGTATTTCTACCCATAACTTGCATGGCACCGGATGTACGCTTTCATCCGCGATCGCTGCCTATCTTGCCTTGGGCTGTAACCTGTCAGAGGCTGTGTTGGCGGCCAGAACCTATGTGCGCGGTGCCTTATATGCGGGCGCGAATGTGCGCACAGGCGAGGGCGTCGGGCCACTCAATCATGGCTTTGCACCCGAAGCAATGAAGGTTTACGGCGAATAG
- the prmB gene encoding 50S ribosomal protein L3 N(5)-glutamine methyltransferase yields MTTNLHTIRDWLRYAVSRFENSDIFYGHGTDNSYDEAVWLIMSALHLPHDTLNNFLDARLTTEESQHLATLIDKRVTEHTPTAYLVNEAWLRGFKFYVDERVIVPRSFIAELLEDGLQPWVEFPEMVESAADICTGSGCLGVLLAEAFPNAHIDVVDISSDAIEVCNINIQRYGLEHQVQAVQSDMFTALKGRKYDVIISNPPYVDAPSMAELPEEYRKEPQLALGSGVAGLDHTHVLLTQAAEYLNDGGVLVVEIGHNRDALHEAYPDLPFTWLDTSGGDQFVFMLTKEDLLEAGLHTE; encoded by the coding sequence ATGACAACTAACCTACATACCATCCGCGACTGGCTGCGCTATGCCGTCAGCCGTTTTGAAAACTCTGACATTTTTTATGGTCATGGCACCGATAACAGCTATGACGAAGCTGTCTGGCTGATCATGAGCGCACTGCATTTGCCGCATGACACCCTGAATAACTTTCTGGATGCGCGTTTAACCACAGAGGAAAGCCAACACTTGGCAACCTTGATCGACAAGCGGGTCACAGAACATACGCCAACCGCCTACCTGGTGAATGAAGCCTGGCTGCGCGGGTTCAAGTTTTACGTCGATGAGCGGGTCATCGTGCCACGCTCATTTATTGCCGAATTGCTTGAAGATGGCTTGCAGCCCTGGGTAGAGTTTCCGGAAATGGTGGAATCCGCGGCGGATATTTGTACCGGCTCGGGCTGCCTGGGCGTGTTACTGGCCGAGGCCTTTCCCAATGCGCATATTGATGTGGTGGATATCTCCTCTGATGCCATTGAGGTCTGTAATATCAACATCCAGCGCTACGGCCTTGAACATCAGGTGCAAGCGGTGCAATCCGATATGTTTACCGCACTCAAAGGCCGTAAATATGACGTGATTATCAGCAATCCGCCTTATGTAGATGCCCCTAGCATGGCTGAGTTACCAGAAGAGTACCGCAAAGAGCCGCAACTGGCTTTGGGCAGCGGTGTTGCCGGGCTGGACCATACCCACGTCCTATTGACGCAGGCAGCTGAATACTTGAATGATGGCGGCGTGTTAGTGGTAGAAATCGGCCACAACCGTGACGCCTTACATGAAGCCTATCCAGACTTACCCTTTACCTGGCTGGATACCAGCGGCGGCGACCAGTTTGTGTTTATGCTCACTAAAGAAGACTTGCTGGAAGCCGGGCTGCACACTGAATAA
- a CDS encoding GxxExxY protein: MLLETALTNRIIGCAYEVSNTLGVGFLEKVYENALTIELKNANLLVEQQVPLDVTYQSTIVGHFVCDLRVNQSVIVELKACSGIDNAHIVQCMNYLKASQHRFGLIINFGKPKVEVKRVVNGY; encoded by the coding sequence ATGCTGTTAGAAACTGCGTTGACAAATAGGATAATCGGCTGTGCTTACGAAGTGAGTAATACATTGGGGGTAGGTTTTTTAGAAAAGGTCTATGAAAATGCACTCACTATCGAGCTTAAAAATGCAAATTTGTTAGTAGAACAACAAGTCCCTCTTGATGTTACTTATCAGTCGACAATCGTCGGACATTTTGTATGCGATTTACGTGTCAATCAGTCAGTGATTGTTGAACTAAAGGCTTGCTCTGGCATTGATAACGCACATATTGTGCAATGTATGAACTACCTTAAAGCCAGTCAACATCGTTTTGGTTTAATTATCAATTTTGGCAAACCAAAAGTAGAAGTTAAACGTGTTGTAAATGGCTATTGA
- a CDS encoding integration host factor subunit alpha encodes MTLTKADLADLLFEQVGLNKREAKDMVEAFFEEVRNALEEGDSVKLSGFGNFELRTKSERPGRNPKTGEEIPISARRVVTFHASQKLKLRVEEHYAEHPLQAQA; translated from the coding sequence ATGACACTCACAAAAGCTGATTTAGCCGATTTGTTGTTTGAACAAGTCGGGCTGAACAAGCGCGAAGCCAAGGATATGGTCGAAGCGTTTTTTGAAGAAGTCCGGAATGCGCTAGAAGAAGGGGACAGCGTCAAACTATCCGGTTTCGGTAATTTTGAACTGCGTACCAAATCCGAGCGCCCAGGTCGTAACCCAAAAACCGGTGAAGAAATCCCGATTTCTGCACGCCGTGTGGTGACCTTTCATGCCAGCCAGAAATTGAAATTACGCGTAGAAGAACACTACGCAGAACATCCATTACAAGCACAAGCCTGA